A stretch of Anaeromyxobacter dehalogenans 2CP-1 DNA encodes these proteins:
- the gyrA gene encoding DNA gyrase subunit A, which yields MPEDTLPPTPPDAPAPPPPPAPPPGGPQVNIEQEMRKSYLDYSMSVIIGRALPDVRDGLKPVHRRVLYAMHTEGLHHNKRYSKCAGVVGEVLKKYHPHGDASVYDALVRLAQDWNLRYPLIDGQGNFGSVDGDPAAAYRYTECRLERLSDHLLADIDKETVDWGPNFDESILEPRVLPTRFPNLLVNGSAGIAVGMATNIPPHNMGEVIDAAVHLIENPKATVLDLMRFIPGPDFPTAGFIHGRDGIRAAYEKGRGTIQVRARTVVEIHPKTERETIVVTEIPYQVNKAKLVEHIAELVREKRIEGISDLRDESSREGMRIVIELKRDAMAQVVLNNLYAHTQMQMGFGVIMLAIDGGQPRILTLKEMLERFVAHRRDVVTRRTRYELRKAREREHILLGYQIALDHIDEIIELIKKAKDRDAARDEMMARFALSELQAKAILEMQLQRLTGLERQKILDELAEVQKLITRLKEILASEKVLMDVIVGELKEVKQLFADERRTEIQGEASDLSTEDLIAEEEMVVTVSHLGYVKRNPVSLYRAQKRGGRGKTGAATRDEDFLESLFVASTHSYLLVFSDKGKVYWLKVHEIPPAGRTAKGKPIVNLVQLAPGEKVAAILPVRRLPEPPGAADEAAEGEGAEVEKAEEATPPGTPAFVFMVTRKGLIKKTRLEQFARPRAAGIIALGIEEGDELIAARLTDDRSHILLSTARGMAIRFEESDVRPMGRTAYGVKGITLEAGDEVVAGAAIPAAAEGEQAHTVLTVTANGYGKRTELAEYRVQTRGGKGLITIKTTERNGPVVAAAPVGDAEEVMLITNGGMLIRMPARGISVIGRNTQGVRLITLESKEEQVVGVARVAETTPEAEEAGVREEPEGAAPVETAPEDGGDAGDPSGEGGEGGEGPEEQG from the coding sequence ATGCCCGAAGACACCCTGCCCCCGACCCCTCCCGACGCGCCCGCGCCTCCCCCGCCTCCGGCGCCGCCGCCCGGGGGCCCGCAGGTCAACATCGAGCAGGAGATGCGCAAGTCGTATCTCGACTACTCGATGTCGGTGATCATCGGCCGCGCGCTGCCCGACGTGCGCGACGGCCTGAAGCCGGTGCACCGCCGCGTGCTCTACGCGATGCACACCGAGGGGCTGCACCACAACAAGCGCTACTCCAAGTGCGCCGGCGTCGTGGGCGAGGTGCTGAAGAAGTACCACCCGCACGGCGACGCCTCGGTCTACGACGCGCTGGTGCGCCTCGCGCAGGACTGGAACCTGCGCTACCCGCTCATCGACGGCCAGGGCAACTTCGGCTCGGTGGACGGCGATCCCGCCGCGGCCTACCGCTACACCGAGTGCCGCCTGGAGCGGCTCTCCGACCACCTGCTCGCCGACATCGACAAGGAGACGGTCGACTGGGGGCCGAACTTCGACGAGTCGATCCTCGAGCCGCGCGTCCTCCCCACCCGCTTCCCCAACCTGCTGGTGAACGGGTCGGCCGGCATCGCGGTGGGCATGGCCACCAACATCCCGCCCCACAACATGGGCGAGGTGATCGACGCGGCCGTCCACCTCATCGAGAACCCGAAGGCCACCGTCCTCGACCTGATGCGCTTCATCCCGGGGCCGGACTTCCCCACCGCCGGGTTCATCCACGGCCGGGACGGCATCCGCGCCGCCTACGAGAAGGGCCGCGGCACGATCCAGGTGCGCGCGCGCACGGTGGTCGAGATCCACCCGAAGACCGAGCGCGAGACCATCGTCGTCACCGAGATCCCGTACCAGGTGAACAAGGCGAAGCTGGTCGAGCACATCGCCGAGCTGGTGCGCGAGAAGCGGATCGAGGGCATCAGCGACCTGCGCGACGAGTCCTCGCGCGAGGGCATGCGCATCGTCATCGAGCTGAAGCGCGACGCGATGGCGCAGGTGGTGCTGAACAACCTGTACGCGCACACGCAGATGCAGATGGGCTTCGGCGTGATCATGCTCGCCATCGACGGCGGGCAGCCGCGCATCCTGACGCTGAAGGAGATGCTGGAGCGCTTCGTGGCGCACCGCCGTGACGTGGTCACGCGGCGGACCCGCTACGAGCTGCGCAAGGCGCGCGAGCGCGAGCACATCCTGCTCGGCTACCAGATCGCGCTCGACCACATCGACGAGATCATCGAGCTCATCAAGAAGGCGAAGGACCGCGACGCCGCCCGCGACGAGATGATGGCGCGGTTCGCGCTGTCCGAGCTCCAGGCGAAGGCCATCCTGGAGATGCAGCTCCAGCGCCTCACCGGCCTGGAGCGCCAGAAGATCCTGGACGAGCTGGCCGAGGTGCAGAAGCTCATCACGCGCCTGAAGGAGATCCTCGCGTCCGAGAAGGTGCTGATGGACGTCATCGTCGGGGAGCTGAAGGAGGTGAAGCAGCTCTTCGCCGACGAGCGCCGCACCGAGATCCAGGGCGAGGCCTCCGACCTCTCCACCGAGGACCTCATCGCCGAGGAGGAGATGGTCGTGACCGTCTCGCACCTCGGCTACGTGAAGCGGAACCCGGTGTCGCTGTACCGCGCGCAGAAGCGCGGCGGGCGCGGCAAGACCGGCGCCGCCACCCGCGACGAGGACTTCCTCGAGAGCCTGTTCGTCGCCTCGACGCACAGCTACCTGCTCGTCTTCTCCGACAAGGGGAAGGTGTACTGGCTGAAGGTCCACGAGATCCCGCCCGCCGGCCGGACGGCCAAGGGCAAGCCCATCGTGAACCTGGTGCAGCTCGCGCCCGGCGAGAAGGTCGCGGCGATCCTGCCGGTGCGGCGGCTGCCCGAGCCGCCCGGCGCCGCCGACGAGGCGGCCGAGGGCGAGGGCGCCGAGGTCGAGAAGGCGGAGGAGGCGACGCCGCCCGGCACGCCCGCGTTCGTGTTCATGGTCACGCGCAAGGGGCTCATCAAGAAGACCCGCCTCGAGCAGTTCGCGCGCCCGCGCGCGGCCGGGATCATCGCGCTCGGCATCGAGGAGGGCGACGAGCTCATCGCGGCGCGCCTCACCGACGACCGCAGCCACATCCTGCTCTCCACCGCGCGCGGCATGGCCATCCGCTTCGAGGAGTCCGACGTCCGGCCCATGGGCCGCACCGCCTACGGCGTGAAGGGCATCACGCTCGAGGCCGGCGACGAGGTGGTCGCCGGCGCGGCCATCCCGGCGGCCGCAGAGGGCGAGCAGGCGCACACCGTCCTCACCGTCACCGCGAACGGCTACGGCAAGCGCACCGAGCTTGCCGAGTACCGGGTGCAGACCCGCGGCGGGAAGGGGCTCATCACCATCAAGACCACCGAGCGGAACGGCCCGGTGGTCGCGGCGGCCCCGGTCGGCGACGCCGAGGAGGTGATGCTCATCACGAACGGCGGCATGCTCATCCGCATGCCGGCGCGCGGCATCAGCGTCATCGGCCGGAACACGCAGGGCGTCCGGCTCATCACGCTCGAGTCGAAGGAGGAGCAGGTGGTGGGCGTGGCCCGCGTGGCCGAGACCACCCCCGAGGCCGAGGAGGCGGGCGTGCGCGAGGAGCCGGAGGGCGCCGCGCCGGTCGAGACCGCGCCGGAGGACGGCGGCGACGCCGGCGACCCCTCGGGCGAGGGCGGCGAGGGCGGGGAAGGGCCGGAGGAGCAGGGGTGA
- a CDS encoding AtpZ/AtpI family protein, whose translation MPGPSDRERRDPETKGLSNLAEGYRKAAPYMGASTTLVASIGLFAWAGHWLDGKLGNETPWFLLLGSLLGMVGGFVSFFRTVLGSGKKDR comes from the coding sequence GTGCCGGGACCGAGCGATCGAGAGCGCCGGGATCCGGAGACGAAGGGGCTCTCGAACCTTGCGGAGGGCTATCGCAAGGCGGCGCCGTACATGGGCGCCTCCACCACGCTGGTCGCCTCCATCGGGCTGTTCGCCTGGGCCGGCCACTGGCTGGACGGGAAGCTGGGGAACGAGACGCCGTGGTTCCTGCTCCTCGGCTCGCTGCTCGGGATGGTGGGCGGGTTCGTCAGCTTCTTCAGGACCGTACTCGGATCGGGGAAGAAGGACCGTTGA
- a CDS encoding aminotransferase class V-fold PLP-dependent enzyme, which yields MGELDPLLSDRFAAFEGIAYLDAANQGPLPLSASRAGREALKLKEQPWRIGPRTYVSAVDEVRALAARLLGAREEAVAIATGAGQIVNAVARGLELAEGDELLVARHEYPSNDFPWRWLARRGVRVRVVEPDHASGAVSAARLAAEIGPRTRVVAFAHVSYLHGGRIDPGPVVEAARRAGALTVVDGSQAAGALPFDFGGSGVDVYAAAAYKFLLGPYGTALGLFSSAALDRLAVGDLNWWAVKGSEDFEHLPTAPELKPGARRYDAHQTASFNNLLPLAESLRLVLEAGPARIQAHARALGDRLLAALPPGWEAASPLAPEARSHLVCLRAMAGAAATEAGQDALRAARVWTSLRGGRIRVAPHLYSTPDDVDRLAAALPPAM from the coding sequence TTGGGGGAGCTCGACCCGCTCCTCTCCGATCGCTTCGCGGCGTTCGAGGGGATCGCCTACCTCGACGCCGCGAACCAGGGCCCGCTCCCGCTCTCCGCCTCGCGCGCCGGGCGCGAGGCGCTCAAGCTGAAGGAGCAGCCCTGGCGCATCGGCCCGCGCACCTACGTGAGCGCGGTGGACGAGGTCCGCGCGCTCGCGGCCCGCCTGCTCGGCGCCCGCGAGGAGGCCGTCGCCATCGCGACCGGCGCCGGGCAGATCGTGAACGCGGTGGCGCGCGGGCTCGAGCTCGCCGAGGGCGACGAGCTCCTCGTGGCCCGCCACGAGTACCCTTCGAACGACTTCCCCTGGCGCTGGCTCGCCCGGCGCGGCGTGCGGGTGCGGGTGGTCGAGCCGGACCACGCGAGCGGCGCGGTCTCGGCCGCGCGGCTCGCCGCCGAGATCGGTCCGCGGACGCGGGTGGTGGCGTTCGCCCACGTCTCGTACCTGCACGGCGGCCGCATCGATCCCGGACCGGTGGTGGAGGCGGCGCGCAGGGCCGGCGCGCTCACGGTGGTGGATGGCAGCCAGGCGGCGGGCGCCCTGCCGTTCGACTTCGGCGGCTCGGGCGTGGACGTCTACGCGGCCGCCGCCTACAAGTTCCTGCTCGGACCCTACGGCACCGCGCTCGGCCTGTTCTCCTCCGCCGCGCTGGATCGGCTGGCGGTGGGCGACCTCAACTGGTGGGCGGTGAAGGGCTCGGAGGACTTCGAGCACCTGCCCACCGCGCCGGAGCTGAAGCCCGGCGCCCGGCGCTACGACGCCCACCAGACCGCGAGCTTCAACAACCTGCTTCCGCTGGCCGAGTCGCTGCGCCTCGTGCTCGAGGCCGGGCCGGCCCGGATCCAGGCCCACGCCCGGGCGCTCGGCGATCGGCTGCTCGCGGCCCTGCCCCCGGGGTGGGAGGCGGCGAGCCCGCTCGCGCCCGAGGCGCGCAGCCACCTCGTGTGCCTGCGGGCCATGGCCGGCGCGGCCGCCACCGAGGCCGGCCAGGACGCGCTCCGCGCGGCGCGGGTCTGGACCTCGCTCAGGGGCGGCAGGATCCGCGTCGCGCCGCACCTTTACAGCACCCCCGACGACGTGGACCGCCTGGCGGCGGCCCTCCCGCCGGCGATGTGA
- the atpF gene encoding F0F1 ATP synthase subunit B has protein sequence MASFLSPVPVLAAGGIADINPGLTLWTAITFLVMLAVLAKFAWGPIVKMLAERERSIREAIDSAKKERAEAERLLAAQKESLAKAQREAAELARRNQQEVEVLRQELTAKARKEADDLVAEARRQIAEELVKAKAELKAQVVDLAIDAASRLVKANLDEKAQRALVEEYIAQLPANRAA, from the coding sequence ATGGCCTCCTTCCTCTCGCCGGTCCCGGTGCTCGCCGCCGGCGGCATCGCCGACATCAACCCCGGCCTCACGCTCTGGACCGCCATCACGTTCCTCGTGATGCTCGCGGTGCTCGCGAAGTTCGCGTGGGGGCCGATCGTCAAGATGCTGGCCGAGCGCGAGCGCTCGATCCGCGAGGCCATCGACTCGGCCAAGAAGGAGCGGGCCGAGGCGGAGCGGCTGCTCGCCGCGCAGAAGGAGTCGCTCGCGAAGGCCCAGCGCGAGGCCGCCGAGCTGGCGCGCCGCAACCAGCAGGAGGTGGAGGTGCTCCGCCAGGAGCTCACCGCCAAGGCGCGCAAGGAGGCGGACGACCTGGTGGCCGAGGCGCGCCGCCAGATCGCCGAGGAGCTGGTGAAGGCCAAGGCCGAGCTCAAGGCGCAGGTGGTGGATCTCGCCATCGACGCCGCCTCGCGGCTGGTGAAGGCGAACCTCGACGAGAAGGCCCAGCGGGCGCTCGTCGAGGAGTACATCGCGCAGCTCCCGGCGAACCGCGCGGCCTAG
- a CDS encoding tetratricopeptide repeat protein: protein MSSARSRWAAGALAAALLLGCGSAERKLEAATARRHAGDPRGALAGYQQLLADLGEGQLGNADAEVRWKALKFAGDVSYLELGDYPSALAYYRRIISLHPGGPEAHEARGRLGDIFRDRYGDHLAAITQYADVAGSDSPDAPRYQLEVAHEYLALKRWEQARTEARILREKWPTHELADEAQLLTGQSWALERRDEEALGAFQALVDRRSRPDVKARALEAQAQIHAQSGDLDRALELYALALPGHPNPDAIRTNIEAVRERRARAGTARPGDRAAAFDKGSAKSAPREGP, encoded by the coding sequence GTGAGCTCCGCCCGGTCCCGCTGGGCCGCCGGCGCGCTCGCCGCGGCGCTGCTCCTCGGCTGCGGCTCCGCCGAGCGCAAGCTCGAGGCGGCCACCGCGCGCCGCCACGCCGGCGATCCGCGCGGCGCGCTCGCCGGCTACCAGCAGCTCCTCGCCGACCTGGGCGAGGGGCAGCTCGGGAACGCCGACGCCGAGGTGCGCTGGAAGGCGCTCAAGTTCGCGGGCGACGTCTCGTACCTCGAGCTGGGCGACTACCCGAGCGCCCTCGCCTACTACCGCCGCATCATCTCGCTCCACCCGGGCGGCCCGGAGGCGCACGAGGCGCGCGGCCGGCTCGGCGACATCTTCCGCGACCGCTACGGCGACCACCTCGCCGCCATCACCCAGTACGCCGACGTGGCCGGCTCCGACTCGCCGGACGCGCCGCGGTACCAGCTCGAGGTGGCGCACGAGTACCTGGCGCTGAAGCGCTGGGAGCAGGCGCGCACCGAGGCGCGCATCCTGCGCGAGAAGTGGCCCACCCACGAGCTGGCCGACGAGGCGCAGCTGCTCACCGGGCAGTCCTGGGCGCTGGAGCGGCGGGACGAGGAGGCGCTGGGCGCGTTCCAGGCGCTGGTGGACCGGCGCTCGCGCCCGGACGTGAAGGCGCGCGCGCTCGAGGCGCAGGCGCAGATCCACGCGCAGTCCGGCGACCTCGACCGCGCGCTCGAGCTGTACGCGCTCGCGCTGCCGGGGCACCCGAACCCGGACGCGATCCGGACCAACATCGAGGCGGTGCGCGAGCGGCGCGCGCGGGCGGGAACGGCCCGGCCCGGCGACCGCGCCGCGGCGTTCGACAAGGGGTCGGCGAAGTCCGCCCCGCGGGAGGGACCATGA
- a CDS encoding F0F1 ATP synthase subunit A — MTAATLVTLALSLSLAQHDAAPAPAAAPVEQHGAPAPEAAAPDAHAAPAGEHGAAVEAHAAAAGEHGDAAGHEGGHDESLGAVMMHHVTDGYVIEHPGFCHGALAWNCEWDLRETFGDALRFGALDMTPTKHVMMMWFASALLLVVVLAAVRKKSLVPRGLYNFIEVLVAFVRNEIAVKNIGERDADRFVPYLVTAFFFILFLNLFGLIPFSATATANLSVTVALALFTFLITQYAAIRAMGVGGYLAHLTGGVPKSLAPLWIIMIPVEFLGLFTKPFALTVRLFANMVAGHFVILALLGLIFALGTPWVAFGSVPMALGIFLLELFVAFVQAYIFTMLSSLFIGAGLVHHGDDHGHAEEHGHAGPGMGSEHGSHVAGASPGHG, encoded by the coding sequence ATGACCGCCGCCACGCTCGTCACGCTCGCCCTCAGCCTCTCGCTCGCCCAGCACGACGCCGCGCCCGCGCCGGCCGCCGCCCCGGTCGAGCAGCACGGCGCGCCGGCCCCCGAGGCCGCCGCCCCCGACGCCCACGCCGCCCCGGCGGGCGAGCACGGCGCCGCCGTCGAGGCGCATGCCGCCGCCGCCGGCGAGCACGGCGACGCCGCCGGTCACGAGGGTGGCCACGACGAGAGCCTGGGCGCGGTGATGATGCACCATGTCACCGACGGCTACGTGATCGAGCACCCCGGCTTCTGCCACGGCGCCCTCGCCTGGAACTGCGAGTGGGATCTCCGCGAGACGTTCGGCGACGCGCTCAGGTTCGGCGCGCTCGACATGACGCCCACCAAGCACGTCATGATGATGTGGTTCGCCTCGGCGCTGCTGCTCGTGGTGGTGCTCGCCGCGGTCCGCAAGAAGAGCCTGGTGCCGCGCGGCCTCTACAACTTCATCGAGGTGCTGGTCGCGTTCGTCCGGAACGAGATCGCCGTGAAGAACATCGGCGAGCGGGACGCGGACCGCTTCGTCCCGTACCTCGTCACCGCCTTCTTCTTCATCCTGTTCCTGAACCTGTTCGGCCTCATCCCGTTCTCGGCCACCGCCACCGCGAACCTCTCGGTCACGGTCGCGCTCGCGCTCTTCACGTTCCTCATCACGCAGTACGCCGCCATCCGCGCCATGGGCGTGGGCGGCTACCTCGCCCACCTCACCGGCGGCGTGCCGAAGTCGCTCGCGCCGCTGTGGATCATCATGATCCCGGTCGAGTTCCTGGGCCTGTTCACGAAGCCCTTCGCCCTCACCGTCCGTCTCTTCGCCAACATGGTGGCGGGCCACTTCGTGATCCTGGCGCTGCTCGGCCTCATCTTCGCGCTGGGCACGCCCTGGGTGGCGTTCGGCTCGGTGCCGATGGCCCTCGGCATCTTCCTGCTCGAGCTCTTCGTGGCGTTCGTGCAGGCCTACATCTTCACCATGCTCTCCTCGCTGTTCATCGGCGCCGGCCTGGTCCACCACGGCGACGACCACGGGCACGCGGAGGAGCACGGTCACGCCGGGCCCGGCATGGGCTCGGAGCACGGTTCACACGTGGCGGGGGCGTCCCCCGGCCATGGGTAG
- the atpD gene encoding F0F1 ATP synthase subunit beta has product MATATNVENGRITQVIGPVVDVEFPPGALPDIYTALKVTNPGVDDRQDNLVIEVSQHLGENTARCIAMDSTDGLVRGMPVKNTGAPIAVPVGKEVLGRILNVVGEPVDERGPVAATRTLPIHRAAPLLTDLNVKVEAFETGIKVIDLLAPYLRGGKIGLFGGAGVGKTVLLMELVNNVAKKRGGFSVFGGVGERTREGNDLYHEMIEAGVINKDDLSKSQCVLVYGQMNEPPGARARVALSALTVAEYFRDVENRDMLLFIDNIFRFTQAGSEVSALLGRIPSAVGYQPTLSTEMGELQERITSTQKGAITSVQAIYVPADDLTDPAPATAFAHLDATTVLNRKLTEIGIYPAVDPLDSTSRILDPNVVGQEHYAVARAVQETLQRYKDLQDIIAILGMDELSEDDKLTVARARKIQRFLSQPFTVAQQFTGNPGKYVELPDTIRGFKEIVDGKHDDLPEQAFYMVGGIEEAVEKAKKLTAG; this is encoded by the coding sequence ATGGCCACCGCTACGAACGTTGAGAACGGCAGGATCACGCAGGTCATCGGCCCGGTGGTGGACGTCGAGTTCCCGCCCGGCGCGCTGCCCGACATCTACACCGCGCTCAAGGTGACGAACCCGGGCGTGGACGACCGCCAGGACAACCTCGTCATCGAGGTCTCGCAGCACCTCGGCGAGAACACCGCGCGCTGCATCGCGATGGACTCCACCGACGGCCTGGTGCGCGGCATGCCGGTGAAGAACACCGGCGCCCCCATCGCCGTGCCGGTGGGCAAGGAGGTGCTGGGCCGCATCCTGAACGTGGTGGGCGAGCCGGTGGACGAGCGCGGCCCGGTGGCCGCGACCCGGACGCTGCCCATCCACCGCGCGGCCCCGCTGCTCACCGACCTCAACGTGAAGGTCGAGGCGTTCGAGACCGGCATCAAGGTCATCGACCTGCTCGCCCCGTACCTCCGCGGCGGCAAGATCGGCCTGTTCGGCGGCGCGGGCGTGGGCAAGACCGTGCTGCTGATGGAGCTCGTGAACAACGTCGCGAAGAAGCGCGGCGGCTTCTCGGTGTTCGGCGGCGTGGGGGAGCGGACCCGCGAGGGCAACGACCTCTACCACGAGATGATCGAGGCGGGCGTCATCAACAAGGACGACCTGTCGAAGAGCCAGTGCGTGCTGGTGTACGGGCAGATGAACGAGCCGCCCGGCGCCCGCGCCCGCGTCGCCCTCTCGGCGCTCACCGTGGCGGAGTACTTCCGCGACGTCGAGAACCGCGACATGCTGCTCTTCATCGACAACATCTTCCGGTTCACTCAGGCCGGCTCCGAGGTGTCCGCGCTCCTCGGCCGCATCCCGTCGGCCGTGGGTTACCAGCCCACGCTCTCCACCGAGATGGGCGAGCTGCAGGAGCGCATCACCTCCACGCAGAAGGGCGCCATCACCTCGGTGCAGGCCATCTACGTGCCCGCCGACGACCTCACCGACCCGGCGCCGGCGACCGCGTTCGCGCACCTCGACGCCACCACGGTGCTGAACCGCAAGCTCACCGAGATCGGCATCTACCCCGCGGTGGACCCGCTCGACTCCACCTCGCGAATCCTCGATCCGAACGTGGTCGGCCAGGAGCACTACGCCGTGGCCCGCGCGGTCCAGGAGACCCTGCAGCGCTACAAGGACCTGCAGGACATCATCGCCATCCTCGGCATGGACGAGCTCTCCGAGGACGACAAGCTCACCGTGGCGCGCGCCCGCAAGATCCAGCGCTTCCTCTCCCAGCCCTTCACCGTCGCCCAGCAGTTCACCGGCAACCCGGGCAAGTACGTCGAGCTCCCCGACACGATCCGCGGCTTCAAGGAGATCGTCGACGGCAAGCACGACGACCTGCCGGAGCAGGCGTTCTACATGGTCGGCGGGATCGAGGAGGCGGTGGAGAAGGCCAAGAAGCTCACCGCGGGGTAA
- the atpE gene encoding ATP synthase F0 subunit C: MTSFALAYLSAGFGAGLAVLGAGLGIGKLAAAAMEGSARQPTAAGDIRTSMIIAAALIEGATLFAIVVCLLLALAK; the protein is encoded by the coding sequence ATGACCTCTTTCGCCCTCGCGTACCTGTCCGCCGGCTTCGGCGCCGGCCTCGCCGTCCTCGGCGCCGGCCTCGGCATCGGCAAGCTCGCCGCCGCCGCCATGGAGGGCTCGGCCCGCCAGCCGACCGCCGCCGGTGACATCCGGACCTCGATGATCATCGCCGCCGCCCTCATCGAAGGCGCGACGCTGTTCGCCATCGTGGTCTGCCTCCTCCTCGCCCTCGCCAAGTAA
- a CDS encoding F0F1 ATP synthase subunit epsilon, translating into MALTLDIVTPEKRVLSVQVDEVRAPGVQGGFGVRLNHEPFMTALEPGRLTYVEGGREHHYAVGGGFLQVADNRVIVLADTAEAAGEIDVDRARKAFEDAQNRLLQLTEQDESHSAESARVRRAAARLTVAGR; encoded by the coding sequence ATGGCGCTCACGCTCGACATCGTCACCCCGGAGAAGCGGGTCCTCTCGGTCCAGGTGGACGAGGTCCGCGCGCCCGGCGTGCAGGGCGGGTTCGGCGTCCGGCTGAACCACGAGCCCTTCATGACCGCGCTCGAGCCCGGCCGGCTCACCTACGTCGAGGGCGGGCGGGAGCACCACTACGCCGTCGGCGGCGGGTTCCTGCAGGTCGCCGACAACCGCGTCATCGTGCTCGCCGACACCGCCGAGGCGGCCGGCGAGATCGACGTGGACCGCGCCCGCAAGGCCTTCGAGGACGCGCAGAACCGGCTGCTCCAGCTCACCGAGCAGGACGAGAGCCACTCGGCCGAGTCCGCGCGCGTGCGCCGCGCCGCGGCCCGGCTCACGGTCGCGGGCCGCTAG
- the hemL gene encoding glutamate-1-semialdehyde 2,1-aminomutase, which yields MKTELSQKLFEKANDLFPGGVNSPVRAFKGVGGTPRFISRAKGSHIFDVDGNDYVDYVLSWGPMIVGHCHPEVMREVQDAMKEGSSFGAPSPREILLAELVRERMPWVEKMRFVSSGTEATTSAIRVARGFTGRDDIVKFDGCYHGAGDPLLVKAGSGVETLGLPDSPGVPADVARHTLTAPYNDLPALEKVFEAKGASIAAVILEPVVGNMGVLVPRPGFLQGVHDLCRKHGALYIVDEVMTGFRLSSGGACGLYGLRPDLVTFGKVIGAGLPVGAFGGRRDVMDRVAPAGPIYQAGTLSGNPMAMAAGHAALKLMTEAAYRKLEALSAALAEGLQAAAAEANVPVQVNRVGSMLTVFFSDRPVFDAASARACNTRRFGAFFHAMLEHGAYLPPSQFEAAFLSTAHTDDDVARTVAAARLAFAEAAKVA from the coding sequence ATGAAGACCGAGCTGTCGCAGAAGCTGTTCGAGAAGGCGAACGACCTGTTCCCGGGGGGCGTGAACAGCCCGGTGCGCGCGTTCAAGGGCGTGGGCGGCACGCCGCGCTTCATCTCGCGCGCGAAGGGCTCGCACATCTTCGACGTCGACGGGAACGACTACGTCGACTACGTGCTGTCCTGGGGCCCGATGATCGTCGGGCACTGCCACCCCGAGGTGATGCGCGAGGTGCAGGACGCGATGAAGGAGGGCTCCTCCTTCGGCGCGCCGTCGCCGCGCGAGATCCTGCTCGCCGAGCTGGTGCGCGAGCGGATGCCGTGGGTGGAGAAGATGCGCTTCGTGTCCTCCGGCACCGAGGCCACCACCTCGGCCATCCGGGTGGCGCGCGGCTTCACCGGGCGCGACGACATCGTGAAGTTCGACGGCTGCTACCACGGCGCGGGCGATCCGCTGCTGGTGAAGGCCGGCTCGGGCGTCGAGACGCTCGGCCTCCCCGACTCGCCCGGCGTGCCGGCGGACGTGGCCCGTCACACGCTGACGGCGCCGTACAACGACCTCCCCGCGCTCGAGAAGGTGTTCGAGGCGAAGGGTGCGTCCATCGCCGCGGTGATCCTCGAGCCGGTGGTCGGGAACATGGGCGTGCTCGTCCCCCGCCCCGGCTTCCTCCAGGGCGTCCACGACCTCTGCAGGAAGCACGGCGCGCTCTACATCGTGGACGAGGTGATGACCGGCTTCCGCCTCTCCTCCGGCGGCGCCTGCGGGCTGTACGGCCTGCGGCCCGACCTCGTCACCTTCGGCAAGGTGATCGGCGCCGGCCTGCCGGTGGGCGCGTTCGGCGGCCGTCGCGACGTGATGGACCGGGTGGCGCCCGCCGGGCCCATCTACCAGGCGGGCACGCTCTCCGGGAACCCGATGGCCATGGCCGCCGGGCACGCCGCGCTGAAGCTCATGACCGAGGCGGCCTACCGGAAGCTGGAGGCGCTCTCCGCCGCGCTCGCCGAGGGCCTCCAGGCCGCGGCCGCCGAGGCGAACGTGCCCGTGCAGGTGAACCGGGTGGGCTCGATGCTGACCGTCTTCTTCTCGGACAGGCCGGTGTTCGATGCCGCGAGCGCGCGCGCCTGCAACACCCGCCGGTTCGGCGCGTTCTTCCACGCCATGCTCGAGCACGGCGCCTACCTGCCGCCCTCGCAGTTCGAGGCGGCGTTCCTCTCGACCGCCCACACCGACGACGACGTGGCGCGCACCGTGGCCGCGGCGCGCCTGGCCTTCGCCGAGGCGGCGAAGGTGGCCTGA